The proteins below come from a single Triticum aestivum cultivar Chinese Spring chromosome 5D, IWGSC CS RefSeq v2.1, whole genome shotgun sequence genomic window:
- the LOC123121772 gene encoding histone H2A-like — protein MDATATGAKGKKGAAGRKAGGPKKKSVTRSVKAGLQFPVGRIGRYLKKGRYAQRVGTGAPVYLAAVLEYLAAELLELAGNAAKDNKKSRIIPRHLLLAVRNDEELGKLLAGVTIAHGGVIPKINPVLLPKKTAEKEGKAPKSPKKTAKSPKKAATPKKA, from the coding sequence ATGGACGCCACGGCCACCGGCGCCAAGGGGAAGAAGGGCGCGGCCGGGCGCAAGGCCGGCGGCCCCAAGAAGAAGTCGGTGACGCGGTCCGTGAAGGCGGGGCTCCAGTTCCCCGTCGGCCGCATCGGGCGGTACCTCAAGAAGGGCCGCTACGCCCAGCGCGTCGGGACCGGCGCCCCCGTCTACCTCGCCGCCGTCCTCGAGTACCTCGCCGCCGAGCTGCTGGAGCTCGCCGGGAACGCCGCCAAGGACAACAAGAAGAGCCGCATCATCCCCCGCCACCTGCTGCTCGCCGTCAGGAACGACGAGGAGCTCGGCAAGCTGCTGGCCGGCGTCACCATCGCGCACGGCGGCGTCATCCCCAAGATCAACCCGGTGCTGCTCCCCAAGAAGACGGCGGAGAAGGAGGGCAAGGCGCCCAAGTCCCCCAAGAAGACTGCCAAGTCGCCCAAGAAGGCCGCCACCCCGAAGAAGGCCTAA
- the LOC123121773 gene encoding mitochondrial uncoupling protein 5, whose amino-acid sequence MGLKGFVEGGAASVVAGCSTHPLDLIKVRMQLQGEAARAPAPAMRFALVFPPGVQHHHHHDHLLQPPRRPGPIAIGAQILRAEGPAGLLSGVSATVLRQAVYSSTSMGLYDTIKRRWERESGGAALPLHRKIAAGLVAGGVGATVGNPADVAMVRMQADGRLPAAERRNYRSVAHAIARIARDEGVRRLWRGSSLTVNRAMIVTASQLATYDQAKEAILSRRGPGGDGLATHVAASFTAGLVAAAASSPVDVVKTRIMNMKVEPGAPPPYAGAIDCAIKTVRSEGALALYKGFIPTVTRQGPFTVVLFVTLEQVRKLLKDFDF is encoded by the coding sequence ATGGGGCTGAAGGGGTTCGTCGAGGGCGGCGCCGCCTCCGTCGTCGCCGGCTGCTCGACGCACCCGCTCGACCTCATCAAGGTCCGCATGCAGCTACAGGGCGAGGCGGCCCGGGCCCCGGCACCGGCCATGCGCTTCGCGCTCGTGTTCCCCCCCGGCGTGCAGCATCACCACCACCACGACCACCTCCTGCAGCCGCCGCGCAGGCCCGGGCCCATCGCCATCGGCGCGCAGATCTTGCGCGCGGAGGGCCCCGCAGGGCTGCTCTCCGGGGTGTCGGCCACCGTGCTGAGGCAGGCGGTCTACTCCTCGACGTCCATGGGGCTCTACGACACGATCAAGAGGAGGTGGGAACGGGAATCCGGCGGCGCCGCGCTGCCGCTGCACCGGAAGATCGCGgccgggctcgtcgccggcggcgtCGGCGCGACCGTGGGCAACCCGGCCGACGTGGCCATGGTGCGGATGCAGGCGGACGGGCGGCTCCCCGCGGCCGAGCGGCGGAACTACCGGAGCGTCGCGCACGCCATCGCCCGGATCGCGCGCGACGAGGGCGTGCGCAGGCTCTGGCGCGGGTCGTCGCTCACGGTCAACCGCGCCATGATCGTGACGGCGTCGCAGCTGGCCACCTACGACCAGGCCAAGGAGGCAATCCTGTCCCGGCGCGGCCCGGGCGGCGACGGGCTGGCGACGCACGTGGCGGCCAGCTTCACGGCCGGCCTGGTGGCCGCTGCGGCGTCAAGCCCCGTGGACGTGGTCAAGACGAGGATCATGAACATGAAGGTGGAGCCGGGCGCCCCGCCGCCGTACGCCGGCGCGATCGACTGCGCCATCAAGACGGTGCGGTCGGAGGGCGCACTGGCGCTGTACAAGGGCTTCATCCCAACGGTGACGCGACAGGGACCCTTCACCGTGGTGCTCTTCGTCACGCTCGAGCAGGTCCGGAAGCTGCTCAAAGACTTCGACTTCTGA